The Sulfolobales archaeon DNA segment ATAAGGCTGGATAGGTGATGGTTTTTCGGTGGTTGTGATGGAACTTTGGGTGATGCCCTTGGAAATCAGGTGAGGGTAAGGGCTGTAGATGCTCTTGTTAATGCTATGCGGAGACTCGGAGTAAAACATGTCTTCGGAATACCTGGCGGGAGTATAATGCCCCTCTATGATGCCCTCTATGATGCAGAGGATATCAAGCACTTTCTATTTAAGCATGAGCAGGGGGCTATACATGCTGCAGACGCATATGCGAGGATCACTAGGAAGCCAGGTGTTGTGCTTGTTACCAGCGGGCCTGGGGCAACCAACCTTGTTACTGGGCTTGCAAATGCGTATATGGATAGCTCTCCTGTTGTAGCTATAAGCGGCCAGGTAGCCACATCGATCCTCGGGAGGGATGGGTTTCAGGAGACAGATATAATTGGTGTTACATTCCCAATCACAAAGCTCAACATACAGGTGAGATCCCCTGATGATGTTGTTAGCTCATTCATAACAGGCTATATAGCGTCTACCCAGGGTAGGCCGGGCCCTGTGCTCATAGATATCCCCAGGGATGTCCAGCTCGGCATGGTAGTTGATAACCCCAACCCTAGGCTTAGGATAAGGCCTAGAGTATCCAGCCCTGAGCCGGATAGGGAGGATATATTGAGGGCCCTAAAGATCCTTATAAGGGCTGAGAGACCGGTTATGCTCATAGGGGGAGGGGTATGCTGGAGCGGGGCCTGGGATGAGGCTATATCGCTAGCCGAGATCCTCTGGATGCCGATAGTCTCGACATTCCCTGGGAAGAACTGTGTGCCAAACGATCACCCCCTCTATATGGGGCCTGCTGGGATGCATGGAAGGCTAGAGGCTGATGCCGCGTTAGCCAACGCAGATGTGGTGCTAGCCGTTGGGACTAGGTTTAGTGATAGAACCGTTGGTAGGTTTAAGGAGATGAATGCTAAGAGGATAATCCACATCGATATAGATCCAAGCGAGATAGGTAAAAATGTTAGGACAGAGATAGGTATTGTATCAGATGCTAAGAAGGCCCTTAAAAAGATGTTAGATCTACTCCCAGAGGTTCTCGCTATAGAGGCGCAGAAACCAGTAGATGGTAGGAGGAGCTTCCTAGCATGGCTAAGGGATATTAGGAGGAAATACGAGGATCACATAGCTAGGAAGGCGGATGAGATGAAGCCCTTCGCACCGTGGAAGGTGCT contains these protein-coding regions:
- the ilvB gene encoding biosynthetic-type acetolactate synthase large subunit, with amino-acid sequence MGDALGNQVRVRAVDALVNAMRRLGVKHVFGIPGGSIMPLYDALYDAEDIKHFLFKHEQGAIHAADAYARITRKPGVVLVTSGPGATNLVTGLANAYMDSSPVVAISGQVATSILGRDGFQETDIIGVTFPITKLNIQVRSPDDVVSSFITGYIASTQGRPGPVLIDIPRDVQLGMVVDNPNPRLRIRPRVSSPEPDREDILRALKILIRAERPVMLIGGGVCWSGAWDEAISLAEILWMPIVSTFPGKNCVPNDHPLYMGPAGMHGRLEADAALANADVVLAVGTRFSDRTVGRFKEMNAKRIIHIDIDPSEIGKNVRTEIGIVSDAKKALKKMLDLLPEVLAIEAQKPVDGRRSFLAWLRDIRRKYEDHIARKADEMKPFAPWKVLKILRRALPPSSIVTTGVGSHQMWCELHWDVYIPGTFITSAGLGTMGFGLPAAIGAKIAARNRPVAVIDGDGSFQMTMNNLSLIRDYNLPVIVVIFDNRALMLVKQWQIYMYSRRVIATEFSSIPDFIKIGEAYGIDGYKPSTYDEIESIVRRYVRNDEPVIIDITLDREKDIVLPWVKPGEWLANAIPPEGLEVDLIWRGS